Proteins encoded by one window of uncultured Ilyobacter sp.:
- a CDS encoding radical SAM protein yields the protein MLNKLKQKIKNNNKLYNLFQILIMIKKSKIIKENGLKKKYPKVIQLPITQYCNAKCIMCNIPEMNCENEIGHDELERILKDPIFKEVESVGVNGGEPFLKFNIEKYIKAILKLPKLKSINIISNGFATTIILSKLELIYKLCKEKDVKFHISFSLDGVGRIHDTIRGVPGVFKKVIKTIDEIFENKNKYCDSIDLGCTISKKNLDYLSELEKFSDIKNYNIKYRLAISNARIESEEKIKEFSIFEDVRDKQTAKEFFQKQFYKSKKINEKYKYWSIYMFLSEKNPKRYLGCTWKENGITLDSQGEIYYCAVKSKRLGNLRSKINGEKIFFSNDNLNYRSEILNEECENCIHDYSGGVDFKNIIKFVLYCLKNKFWINSYKRR from the coding sequence ATGTTAAATAAACTAAAGCAGAAAATTAAAAATAATAATAAGCTATATAACTTATTTCAAATTTTGATTATGATAAAAAAATCAAAAATTATTAAAGAAAATGGTTTAAAGAAAAAATATCCTAAAGTAATACAATTACCAATAACTCAATATTGTAATGCTAAATGTATAATGTGTAATATTCCAGAAATGAATTGTGAAAATGAAATAGGTCATGATGAGTTAGAAAGGATTTTAAAAGATCCTATATTCAAAGAAGTAGAAAGTGTTGGTGTAAATGGAGGAGAACCTTTCTTAAAGTTTAATATAGAAAAATATATTAAAGCAATACTAAAACTTCCTAAATTAAAATCTATAAATATAATAAGTAATGGCTTTGCTACTACAATTATTTTGAGTAAACTAGAATTGATTTATAAGCTTTGTAAGGAAAAAGATGTGAAATTTCATATTTCTTTTTCTTTGGATGGAGTAGGAAGAATTCATGATACAATAAGAGGGGTACCTGGGGTATTTAAAAAAGTTATAAAAACAATAGATGAAATATTTGAAAATAAAAATAAATATTGTGATTCTATAGATCTTGGGTGTACAATATCTAAAAAAAATTTAGATTATTTATCAGAGTTAGAAAAATTTTCTGATATAAAAAATTATAATATAAAGTATAGATTGGCAATTTCAAATGCGCGAATAGAGAGTGAGGAAAAAATTAAAGAATTTAGCATATTTGAAGATGTTAGAGACAAGCAAACAGCAAAAGAATTTTTTCAAAAGCAATTTTATAAATCAAAAAAAATTAATGAAAAATATAAATATTGGTCTATATATATGTTTTTATCTGAAAAAAATCCTAAAAGATATTTAGGGTGTACTTGGAAAGAAAATGGAATAACTTTAGATTCGCAAGGAGAGATATATTATTGTGCAGTAAAGAGTAAAAGACTAGGAAATTTGAGAAGTAAAATAAATGGTGAAAAAATATTTTTTTCTAATGATAATCTTAATTATAGAAGTGAAATTCTTAATGAGGAATGTGAAAATTGTATTCATGACTATTCAGGAGGAGTCGATTTTAAAAATATAATTAAATTCGTTCTTTATTGTTTAAAGAATAAATTTTGGATAAATTCTTATAAAAGGAGATAA
- a CDS encoding oligosaccharide flippase family protein: MKFNLFKFFITSNLVSIKKPNITRINPVKKSLIASLIENIIKFFLSFTISIFIAKKLGPTKFGEYNYYLTILSLIYSFSLFGLDSLLPKLLVINKEIKEKAEWLFTGILFQAFVIAIEVFILFLLRNKLSLNSMFFLVAISYIVKSFENIKYYNLANRLGYINSKLQMITIIFSSVLKMIYLYVYSDLNVLLLIILLTELLRNFLFITQIRLNFKIVFIKKKFIFILKQGFPLFISALSVNLYMRIDQLMIKNMLNNTELGIYSVAVRLTEIWYLIPGMIIPIFFPLIIKYKDNKKEYEDRIIGLISILILISIVLIIPLILFSELIVNTLYGLEYLKSGYILKYYSFLIFITFLGAFRGKYLVLENKQKYLIIFGIFGLGTNIILNYTLIPSYQSLGATFASIISQLMTNIFILFIFKETREIGKMQFKALFTIFKFKTHLEKLEI; the protein is encoded by the coding sequence ATGAAGTTTAATTTGTTTAAATTTTTTATAACTTCTAATTTAGTTTCAATTAAAAAGCCAAATATAACTAGAATTAATCCTGTAAAAAAAAGTTTAATTGCTAGTTTAATTGAAAATATTATAAAGTTTTTTTTAAGTTTTACTATAAGTATATTTATAGCTAAAAAATTAGGACCTACTAAATTTGGAGAGTATAATTATTATTTAACCATACTTAGCTTAATTTATTCTTTTAGTTTATTTGGACTCGATAGTTTACTTCCTAAATTACTTGTTATTAATAAAGAGATCAAAGAAAAGGCAGAATGGCTTTTTACAGGAATATTGTTTCAGGCATTTGTAATTGCGATTGAAGTATTTATATTATTTCTATTAAGAAATAAACTGTCATTAAATAGTATGTTTTTCTTGGTTGCAATAAGTTATATAGTTAAAAGTTTTGAAAATATTAAATACTATAATTTAGCTAATAGATTAGGGTATATTAACTCAAAATTACAAATGATAACTATCATATTTTCTAGTGTTTTAAAGATGATCTATTTATATGTTTATTCTGATTTAAATGTTCTATTATTAATAATTCTATTAACTGAACTTTTAAGAAATTTTTTATTTATTACACAAATAAGGTTAAATTTTAAAATAGTATTTATAAAGAAAAAATTTATTTTTATTTTAAAACAAGGATTTCCACTATTTATATCAGCTTTATCTGTGAATTTATATATGAGAATAGATCAATTAATGATAAAAAATATGTTAAACAATACAGAACTAGGTATTTATTCGGTAGCTGTAAGATTAACTGAAATATGGTACTTAATTCCAGGAATGATTATTCCTATATTTTTCCCTTTAATTATCAAATACAAGGACAATAAAAAGGAATATGAAGATAGAATAATAGGATTAATATCAATATTAATTTTAATTTCAATTGTATTAATAATTCCCCTTATATTATTTTCGGAGCTTATAGTAAATACTTTATACGGTTTAGAATATTTAAAATCCGGATATATTTTAAAATATTATTCATTTTTAATTTTTATAACGTTTTTAGGAGCCTTTAGAGGGAAATATTTAGTTTTAGAAAATAAACAAAAATATTTAATTATTTTTGGAATTTTTGGATTAGGAACAAATATAATATTAAATTACACATTGATTCCGAGTTATCAATCTTTAGGAGCTACTTTTGCTTCTATTATATCTCAATTAATGACTAATATTTTCATTTTATTTATTTTTAAAGAAACTAGAGAAATAGGGAAAATGCAATTTAAAGCTCTTTTTACAATTTTTAAATTTAAAACTCATTTAGAAAAGTTAGAAATATAG
- a CDS encoding GDP-L-fucose synthase, which translates to MELNSKIYVAGHRGMVGSAIIRNLEERGYSNIIYRDFEELDLRRQGQVEKFFEEEKPDYVYLAAAKVGGIHANNTYPAEFIYDNLMIEANIIHSAYKTGVKKLLFLGSSCIYPKFAEQPIKEEYLLEGQLEPTNEAYAIAKITGIELCKFYRRQYGCDFISAMPTNLYGINDNFDLETSHVMPALIRKFHEAKINGDKEVVMWGTGKPKREFMYVDDLADGLNHLMLNYSEEIHVNIGTGEDVEIGELTQIIKEVVGYEGEIVNDLSKPDGTPRKLLDVTRLKDTGYTHKVGLKEGIRRVYKWYLETKNNEV; encoded by the coding sequence ATGGAATTAAATTCAAAAATATATGTGGCAGGACATAGAGGAATGGTGGGATCTGCAATAATCAGAAATCTAGAGGAAAGAGGATATAGCAATATAATATATAGAGATTTTGAAGAGCTCGATCTAAGAAGACAAGGTCAGGTAGAAAAGTTTTTTGAAGAAGAAAAGCCAGATTATGTGTATCTTGCAGCTGCTAAAGTAGGTGGTATTCATGCTAATAATACTTATCCGGCAGAATTTATTTATGATAACCTGATGATAGAGGCTAATATAATTCACTCTGCTTATAAAACTGGTGTAAAAAAACTATTATTTTTGGGAAGTTCTTGTATATATCCTAAGTTTGCTGAGCAGCCAATAAAAGAAGAGTATTTATTGGAAGGTCAGCTAGAGCCAACAAATGAGGCCTATGCAATAGCTAAGATCACCGGAATAGAACTTTGCAAGTTTTACAGAAGGCAGTATGGATGTGATTTTATCTCAGCTATGCCGACAAACTTATACGGAATAAATGATAACTTTGACTTAGAAACCTCTCACGTTATGCCGGCTCTAATCAGGAAATTTCATGAAGCTAAGATAAATGGTGACAAGGAAGTAGTAATGTGGGGAACTGGTAAACCTAAAAGAGAGTTTATGTACGTGGATGACCTTGCTGATGGACTTAATCACCTGATGCTTAACTACTCAGAAGAGATTCATGTAAATATAGGTACAGGTGAGGATGTTGAGATAGGAGAACTAACTCAAATTATAAAAGAGGTAGTAGGTTATGAAGGAGAGATAGTAAATGACCTCTCTAAGCCAGATGGGACACCAAGAAAATTACTTGATGTAACAAGATTAAAAGATACTGGATACACTCATAAAGTGGGTTTGAAAGAAGGTATAAGAAGAGTCTACAAGTGGTATTTGGAGACAAAAAATAATGAAGTTTAA
- the gmd gene encoding GDP-mannose 4,6-dehydratase, translating into MAKKVALITGITGQDGSYLAELLLDKGYEVHGIIRRASSFNTKRIEHLYIDDLIEDMHKNRKIKLHYGDMTDSMNITRIIKEVQPTEIYNLAAQSHVKVSFEVPEFTADTDAVGTLRVLEAVRFLGMEKTCKIYQASTSELYGVVQEIPQKETTPFYPTSPYAVAKQYGFWITKNYREAYGMFAVNGILFNHESERRGETFVTRKITLAVARIAKGYQKKLYLGNLNALRDWGYAKDYVECMWRILQHDTPEDFVIATGEQYSVRDFCNHAFNEAGIEIEWTGEGVEEKGVCKKTGKVIVEVDPKYFRPSEVETLLGDPTKAKEVLRWNPRQTSFEELVKIMVRHDLEFVEKEHKSRMDNNKSWERV; encoded by the coding sequence ATGGCAAAGAAAGTAGCACTAATAACAGGGATAACTGGACAAGATGGATCATATTTGGCAGAGTTATTGCTTGATAAGGGATACGAGGTACATGGAATAATAAGAAGGGCCTCTTCTTTTAATACAAAGAGAATAGAGCATTTATATATAGATGATCTTATTGAAGATATGCATAAAAATAGAAAGATAAAACTTCATTATGGAGATATGACTGACTCAATGAATATTACAAGAATTATAAAGGAAGTACAGCCTACTGAAATTTATAATCTAGCGGCACAGTCCCATGTTAAGGTATCATTTGAAGTTCCGGAATTTACAGCAGATACAGATGCGGTAGGAACATTAAGAGTATTAGAGGCAGTAAGATTTCTTGGAATGGAAAAAACCTGTAAAATATATCAAGCGTCTACATCGGAGTTGTATGGAGTGGTACAAGAAATTCCCCAAAAAGAAACGACACCATTTTATCCTACATCCCCATATGCTGTGGCAAAACAATACGGCTTCTGGATAACGAAGAACTACAGGGAAGCATATGGAATGTTTGCAGTAAACGGAATCTTGTTTAATCATGAATCTGAGAGAAGAGGCGAAACCTTTGTAACCAGAAAGATAACATTAGCGGTAGCAAGGATAGCTAAAGGGTATCAAAAGAAATTATACTTGGGAAACTTAAATGCTCTTAGAGACTGGGGATATGCGAAAGACTATGTAGAATGCATGTGGAGAATACTTCAGCATGACACACCGGAGGATTTCGTAATAGCGACTGGGGAACAATATTCAGTAAGAGATTTCTGTAACCATGCATTTAATGAAGCTGGAATTGAGATAGAGTGGACTGGAGAAGGAGTAGAAGAAAAAGGAGTTTGCAAAAAGACAGGTAAGGTAATTGTGGAAGTAGATCCAAAGTATTTCAGACCTTCAGAAGTTGAGACATTACTTGGAGACCCCACAAAAGCAAAGGAAGTATTGAGATGGAATCCAAGGCAGACATCATTTGAAGAGCTAGTTAAGATAATGGTAAGACATGATCTTGAGTTTGTAGAAAAAGAGCATAAGTCAAGAATGGATAACAATAAGAGCTGGGAGAGAGTATGA
- a CDS encoding sugar phosphate nucleotidyltransferase, whose translation MLAAFIMAGGSGERFWPLSTRERPKQLLKLIDPERSMIRMTVDRILPLIPKERIFIGTNAIQAAAIKKELPMLPEDNIIVEPSFKDTAAAIGYGATQISEKLKVKSEKLSKEITMIVLASDHLIKNEENFRQRLTTAIETAKKNKSIVTLGIKPTKPETGYGYIETEECYIGEPAKVKRFWEKPSLERAEKYVENGNYLWNSGMFVFQISTMMDSFNKYMPKHSEIFGNIKRISRIENPEEKIKEQFEKFEKMSIDFGIMEKAENIEVIPVDFGWNDIGSYPALDDVFEKTETGTINRNGKIKEFNSRNNIVIGTGEKEIGLLGIKDVVVVETEDQILICKKNEAQNIKKIIR comes from the coding sequence ATGTTAGCAGCATTTATTATGGCAGGAGGAAGCGGAGAAAGATTCTGGCCACTGTCCACTAGAGAAAGGCCGAAGCAACTGCTGAAACTAATAGACCCAGAGAGAAGTATGATAAGGATGACCGTAGACAGAATACTGCCTTTGATACCAAAGGAAAGAATATTTATAGGGACTAATGCTATACAGGCGGCGGCTATAAAGAAAGAATTGCCAATGCTTCCGGAAGACAATATTATTGTTGAGCCTTCTTTTAAGGATACGGCGGCGGCTATAGGCTATGGAGCAACACAAATCAGCGAAAAGTTGAAAGTTAAAAGCGAAAAATTAAGTAAAGAAATTACCATGATAGTACTGGCATCGGATCACCTCATAAAAAATGAAGAAAATTTTAGACAAAGACTGACCACGGCAATTGAAACTGCCAAGAAAAATAAAAGCATAGTGACTTTGGGGATAAAACCAACAAAGCCAGAAACAGGTTATGGCTATATAGAAACAGAGGAGTGCTATATAGGGGAACCGGCAAAGGTAAAAAGATTTTGGGAGAAACCAAGCCTGGAAAGAGCCGAAAAATATGTGGAAAACGGAAACTATCTATGGAATTCAGGAATGTTTGTTTTTCAAATAAGTACTATGATGGATTCTTTCAATAAGTATATGCCTAAGCATTCAGAGATATTTGGAAATATAAAAAGAATTTCAAGAATAGAGAATCCAGAGGAAAAGATAAAAGAACAATTTGAAAAGTTTGAGAAGATGTCTATAGATTTTGGTATAATGGAGAAGGCTGAGAATATAGAGGTTATTCCTGTAGATTTTGGATGGAATGATATAGGGAGTTATCCGGCACTGGATGATGTTTTTGAAAAGACTGAAACTGGGACGATCAACCGAAACGGAAAAATTAAGGAATTTAATTCTAGGAATAATATTGTGATTGGAACAGGGGAAAAAGAGATAGGTTTACTTGGAATAAAAGATGTGGTTGTAGTGGAAACCGAAGATCAAATACTTATATGTAAAAAGAATGAAGCACAGAATATAAAGAAAATAATAAGATAA
- a CDS encoding exopolysaccharide biosynthesis polyprenyl glycosylphosphotransferase encodes MKHTSSVSIRSVYIFLLFLIYQRIFKIMDLSLNTTFYGVFLMMCLSYYVMDLFNFELIKYRAHDFILSTFITVSGGVFSYIFTKKIIYFQMFLIFLLIQNFLRWTLIRLTGKKMKVAIIGNNKINGEVLKPILDSEKYEYVGNFSKEAEEEIGEKYIGCFEEMSELVKKNRINKMIITEDRLEKRILREILGLKLKGVKVINYESFNEEIQGKVDVKNIDENWFLNGSGFNILHNVIQKKIKRLFDITLALLIFIFTLPIMLLSIIIIKLESHGPALFKQERVGLGDQEFTIYKFRSMRNDAEKDGAKWAQKNDSRITKFGNFMRKTRIDELPQLWNVLKGDMSFVGPRPERQVFIDDLEKEIPFYNLRHCVKPGLTGWAQVMYPYGASIEDSLRKLEYDLYYIKHQNFIMDIFIFFKTVKTVLFGKGR; translated from the coding sequence GTGAAACATACAAGCAGTGTAAGTATACGAAGTGTTTATATATTTCTCTTGTTTTTGATATATCAAAGAATATTCAAAATAATGGATCTTAGTCTAAATACTACTTTTTATGGTGTATTTTTAATGATGTGTTTATCTTATTATGTAATGGACCTTTTTAACTTTGAGCTTATTAAATATCGGGCTCATGACTTTATATTATCAACTTTTATAACTGTAAGTGGAGGAGTTTTTTCATATATTTTCACAAAAAAAATAATTTATTTTCAAATGTTTTTGATATTCTTGTTGATCCAAAATTTTTTGAGATGGACACTCATTCGATTAACTGGTAAAAAGATGAAAGTTGCCATAATCGGGAACAATAAAATAAATGGAGAGGTTCTCAAGCCGATTCTAGATAGTGAGAAATATGAATATGTGGGAAATTTTTCAAAAGAAGCGGAGGAGGAGATTGGTGAAAAATACATAGGATGTTTCGAAGAGATGTCTGAACTAGTAAAAAAGAATAGAATAAATAAAATGATAATAACTGAAGATAGACTGGAAAAAAGGATTTTGAGAGAAATATTAGGTTTAAAACTAAAAGGGGTAAAAGTAATAAATTATGAAAGCTTTAATGAAGAGATCCAAGGTAAAGTTGATGTGAAGAATATAGACGAAAACTGGTTTTTAAATGGTTCTGGGTTTAATATACTGCATAATGTTATTCAGAAAAAAATAAAAAGACTTTTTGACATAACTTTGGCCTTGTTAATATTTATATTTACATTACCGATAATGTTATTGTCGATTATAATAATTAAGCTGGAGAGTCATGGACCTGCACTCTTTAAACAAGAGCGTGTGGGGCTGGGAGATCAGGAGTTTACGATATATAAATTTAGAAGTATGAGAAATGATGCTGAAAAAGACGGAGCCAAGTGGGCTCAGAAAAATGATTCCCGTATAACTAAATTCGGGAATTTTATGAGGAAAACAAGAATAGATGAGCTTCCACAGTTGTGGAACGTTCTAAAAGGCGATATGAGTTTTGTGGGACCTAGACCTGAAAGACAGGTATTTATAGATGATCTGGAAAAGGAGATCCCATTTTATAATCTGAGGCACTGTGTGAAACCTGGTCTCACAGGATGGGCACAGGTGATGTACCCTTATGGGGCAAGTATAGAGGATTCCCTCAGGAAGTTGGAGTATGACCTTTATTATATAAAACATCAAAATTTTATAATGGACATATTTATATTTTTCAAGACAGTAAAAACTGTTCTATTTGGGAAGGGAAGGTAG
- a CDS encoding glycosyltransferase has translation MKYKVFYISSHGFGHLTRCLAEVERQIREENENSFNKKYRFLLICGENHIEFSKKYLSKYKNKIFYRELMTDVGLINKENTLKVDKEKLEEILKKFIDSWDSIVKKEIEKLKGLDIEEIYVDISPIGVLVGKKLEKKVIVKSNFTWYQQYKYLNLDKDIVDKFYEIDQMYDELYIYPLNLDMSHIKCSKKDIGYLARESDPVKVKELREKYEKTIFISCGRSASLEKISIKNFRGTVFFTPGIEVENLSGDVYKLPIDILDTQNYISSSEFIISKAGWGTIAESILGKTKMVLMERDGVLEDTHNIAELKKQGKAISIKEDELKEIDYLELDKKIKLLNTD, from the coding sequence ATGAAGTATAAAGTGTTTTATATATCTAGCCATGGATTCGGGCATCTTACAAGATGCCTGGCTGAAGTTGAGAGGCAGATCAGAGAAGAAAATGAAAACAGTTTTAATAAAAAGTATAGATTTCTTTTGATATGTGGGGAAAATCATATAGAGTTTTCAAAGAAGTATCTTTCGAAATACAAGAATAAAATATTTTATAGGGAACTTATGACAGATGTAGGGCTTATAAATAAAGAAAACACTCTGAAAGTTGATAAAGAAAAACTGGAAGAGATTTTGAAAAAATTTATTGATTCATGGGACTCTATTGTGAAAAAAGAAATTGAAAAACTGAAAGGACTGGACATAGAAGAAATATATGTAGATATATCTCCTATAGGGGTGCTTGTAGGCAAGAAGTTAGAAAAAAAAGTAATTGTGAAATCAAATTTTACATGGTATCAGCAGTATAAATATCTTAATCTAGATAAAGATATAGTTGATAAATTTTATGAGATAGATCAGATGTATGATGAGTTATATATTTATCCTTTAAATCTTGATATGAGTCATATAAAATGCTCTAAAAAAGATATAGGATATTTAGCTAGAGAGTCTGACCCTGTGAAAGTAAAAGAATTAAGAGAGAAGTACGAGAAAACTATTTTTATAAGTTGTGGGAGATCAGCTAGTTTAGAAAAAATCAGTATAAAAAATTTTAGGGGAACTGTATTTTTTACCCCTGGTATAGAAGTGGAAAACTTATCAGGTGATGTATATAAACTTCCCATAGATATTCTGGATACACAAAATTATATATCCTCTAGCGAATTTATAATATCCAAAGCAGGGTGGGGGACAATAGCAGAATCAATCCTCGGGAAAACTAAAATGGTATTGATGGAAAGAGACGGCGTGCTGGAAGATACCCATAATATAGCTGAATTAAAAAAGCAGGGAAAAGCTATCTCAATAAAAGAAGATGAGTTGAAAGAAATAGATTATCTTGAACTGGATAAAAAGATAAAATTATTGAATACCGATTAA
- a CDS encoding DUF3047 domain-containing protein: MKIKGIIVFIIVFLTTVLGAFSEPGEEVKIKEDFKNLDNWEAYEFPKIKEHSLYTIVEGDILKTESKASASAIIYKGEFDVYQYPLIEWKWKVDNIIKKGDAKSKEGDDYSIRIYIAFKYDPEKAGFGKRIKYNTAKLLYGDYPPDSSLNYIWANKNHEEDIIANAYTDQAQMILLQKGDADVGVWKNEEVDIVKDYRRAFGKEPPSVASIIIMNDTDNTGERAVSYVDYIKVYNEK; encoded by the coding sequence GTGAAAATAAAAGGTATTATTGTATTTATTATTGTTTTTTTAACGACAGTCTTGGGAGCTTTTTCAGAACCTGGGGAAGAGGTAAAGATAAAAGAGGATTTTAAAAATCTAGACAACTGGGAAGCCTATGAATTTCCAAAAATAAAAGAGCACTCACTATATACCATAGTAGAGGGGGATATATTAAAAACTGAAAGTAAGGCTTCAGCTTCTGCTATTATTTACAAAGGCGAGTTTGACGTATATCAGTACCCACTAATAGAATGGAAATGGAAGGTGGATAACATAATAAAAAAGGGAGATGCCAAATCAAAGGAGGGAGACGACTATTCTATCAGGATATATATTGCTTTTAAATATGACCCAGAAAAAGCAGGTTTTGGAAAACGGATAAAGTATAATACTGCAAAACTTCTTTATGGCGACTATCCTCCCGACAGTTCTTTGAATTATATATGGGCAAATAAAAATCATGAAGAGGATATTATCGCCAACGCATATACTGACCAAGCTCAGATGATTCTCCTTCAAAAGGGAGATGCTGATGTGGGAGTCTGGAAAAATGAAGAGGTGGATATTGTAAAAGATTACAGGAGGGCCTTTGGGAAAGAGCCGCCATCTGTGGCTAGTATAATAATAATGAATGATACTGATAATACAGGAGAGAGAGCCGTATCTTATGTAGATTACATCAAAGTTTACAATGAAAAATAA
- a CDS encoding L,D-transpeptidase family protein, which translates to MFFIIYSAVYAGVKIDLVKVDKSSKKMFLMSGSEVIKVYDISLGRDPVGHKKKLGDKKTPEGIYILDYKNSQSIYYKSIHISYPNEKDKVAAAKKGWDPGGSITIHGQKKSSLSKEEWTEGCIGVTNREIDEIWELLDLPVTIIIEP; encoded by the coding sequence TTGTTTTTTATTATCTATTCTGCAGTTTATGCAGGTGTGAAAATAGACCTTGTGAAAGTTGATAAATCCTCGAAGAAGATGTTTCTCATGTCAGGAAGTGAGGTGATAAAAGTCTATGATATATCCCTGGGGAGAGATCCTGTTGGACACAAGAAAAAGCTAGGAGACAAAAAAACCCCTGAGGGGATTTACATTCTCGACTATAAAAACAGCCAGAGCATCTATTATAAGAGTATCCATATCTCCTACCCCAATGAAAAGGACAAGGTAGCTGCAGCTAAAAAAGGCTGGGACCCTGGAGGAAGTATCACCATACACGGTCAGAAAAAAAGCAGTCTGTCAAAGGAAGAGTGGACTGAAGGGTGTATAGGGGTCACTAACAGGGAGATAGATGAAATATGGGAACTTCTTGACCTTCCTGTGACCATAATAATAGAACCATAA
- a CDS encoding DUF6868 family protein — translation MNIKFFQDFFLWCTIINSAALIFWMLMFSLGSSWIYKIHSRWFKISLEEFHSIHYKGMAFYKLGIFLFNLAPYIALLIID, via the coding sequence ATGAATATAAAATTTTTTCAGGATTTTTTTCTTTGGTGCACCATCATAAACAGTGCAGCCCTTATCTTTTGGATGCTTATGTTTTCCTTGGGAAGCAGCTGGATCTATAAAATTCACAGCAGGTGGTTTAAAATTTCTTTAGAGGAGTTTCACTCTATTCATTACAAGGGGATGGCTTTTTATAAACTTGGTATTTTTTTATTTAACTTGGCTCCCTATATTGCTTTATTAATAATAGATTGA
- a CDS encoding dienelactone hydrolase family protein, protein MKKIRYFMMAIFFMAMTVTCIGASVKVISYKIDGKVYEGYYSINKSPDAPLVLLVHDWDGLTDYEIQRAEMLADLGYSVFAVDLFGKGIRPTEVKDRRQHTGELYADRQKMRSLMLGALEVARLKGGNIHNAVAMGYCFGGAAVLEFARSGINLKGFATFHGGLSTPEGQDYSRTKGEILILHGTADANITMDDFAKLAVELEKNGVSHEMITYGGAPHAFTVFGSKSYRKDADEKSWKRFTEFLDETLK, encoded by the coding sequence ATGAAAAAAATAAGATATTTTATGATGGCAATTTTTTTTATGGCAATGACTGTGACCTGTATAGGGGCATCGGTAAAAGTGATCTCATACAAGATAGATGGTAAAGTTTATGAAGGATATTACTCTATAAACAAGTCCCCTGATGCTCCTCTAGTACTTCTTGTCCATGACTGGGACGGACTCACAGATTACGAAATTCAGCGTGCCGAGATGCTAGCAGATTTGGGGTACTCTGTTTTCGCCGTGGATCTTTTTGGAAAAGGGATACGCCCTACAGAGGTGAAAGATAGACGTCAGCACACAGGAGAACTCTATGCTGACCGCCAGAAAATGCGTTCACTTATGCTAGGAGCCCTTGAAGTGGCCAGATTAAAGGGAGGAAACATCCATAATGCTGTGGCCATGGGTTATTGCTTCGGAGGTGCCGCAGTACTTGAATTTGCCCGCTCAGGTATAAACCTCAAAGGTTTTGCTACTTTTCACGGAGGACTAAGTACTCCTGAGGGACAGGACTATTCCAGAACCAAGGGGGAAATCCTAATTCTTCACGGTACAGCCGATGCAAACATCACAATGGATGACTTTGCAAAACTTGCAGTTGAGTTAGAAAAGAATGGAGTTTCTCACGAAATGATAACTTACGGTGGCGCTCCTCATGCCTTTACTGTCTTTGGATCTAAAAGCTACAGAAAGGACGCAGATGAAAAATCCTGGAAACGGTTCACTGAGTTCCTGGATGAGACTCTGAAGTAA